The genomic DNA TTGGGGCTCGCTCTGCCTGCAAGGCTTGCCGTCATACCCATATTCATCTTGCTCAGGAACATGGGATTGACGAACTCCTTGCTAGGATTGATCCTTGTTTACAGTTCGGTCAATTTACCGTTTTCGATTTTCATCCTCAAGAATTTCATCGATGCGGTGCCGAACGAACTGTGCGAAGCTGCGCGTATAGATGGTGCGAATGTTGGATATATCTATTACAGAGTGATCCTTCCACTCATAAAACCGGCACTCTCCATAATAGCGATAGTCACCTTCGTCAACGTTTGGAACGATTTCTTCTTCCCATTGATCTTGATAAACGATCGTTCAAAAGCGACGATAACTCTAGCTGTATCCATTTTCTTCGGAGAATACTCAATCCAATGGCCACTCTTGTTTGCAGGATTGACACTCTCCATAGCTCCAACGGTGATAATGTTTTTGATCTTCTCACGCTTCTTCATTGCTGGCATGACGCAGGGGGCGATCAAGTGAAAAAGAAGGTGAAACTCGGTTTGGACGTTTTTCTCGAGCGGTTCATCGATCGGTACAGAGGTTCGAGGGTGGGACTCGTCACCAACGCAACGGGTATCGACAGTGAATTGAGAAGGAACATAGACCTGTTCGTTGAAAAAGGTTTGAAACTTGTGAAGTTGTTTGGACCAGAGCACGGTGTGTTCACCGCCGCAGCTGACGGTGAGAAAGTTTCAGATTCAATTGAGCCAAGGTATGGTATCGTCGTCCATTCACTCTACGGTGACAGGATCAAACCCACACGAGAGATGATTTCCGATCTGGATGTTTTAATCTATGACATTCAAGATGTTGGTCTTAGATTCTACACTTACATTTACACGATGGCTTACTGTATGGAAGAATGTGGAATAAGCAAAGTCAAGTTCATCGTTTTAGACAGGCCGAACCCTCTTTCAAGAAAAGTTGAGGGTCCAACGATAAAAAGGGAGTTTGAAAGTTTCGTTGGAGGCTATGGACTAGCGCTCAGATACGGTCTGACTCCTGCAGAACTAGCGAATTATTTGAATCAACGATTCAGTATGAACGTAGAACTTGAAACTGTAACTATGGAGAACTACGATCCAGACGGCTATTACGACGAAACGAATTTGCTGTGGAACACACCTTCACCGAATTTACCTTCTTTTGAACATGCGGTCCTTTATGTGGGATTCTGCTTGCTTGAGGGTGTGAACGTTTCTGTGGGTCGTGGTACGACCCATCCGTTCAAGTACATCGGAGCTCCTTGGATCGATTCTCAGCGCCTCTACAAAGAGATGAGGAAGTTTCATCACGATGGTGTTGCTTTCAGAGAAAGAACGTTTGTCCCCTACGCTTTCAAGTTGGCAGGTCAGGTTTGTCATGGTTTAGAGTTCTTCGTGTTGGACAAAAGGAGGATCAAACCACTCCACCTTGCGATAGATTTGATCGCCATCCTCAAAAGGATCCATCCGGACCAATTCAGATGGGACAGTTACGTGCACGATGAGACGGAGAGGTACTATTTCGATCTTCTCATCGGTGATGATCTTTACAGAAAAGCGATCGATGAAGGGGCCACGTCAAAAGATTTTGATAAAATCTGGAACGAAGAATCTCAACTTTTTGCCAGCATGGTAGAAGAATATAGACTCTACTGAGGAGGGTTCATCTTTGTCGATCGTTTATTTTACCGATATGAGCAGTAACAGCAACTTGAATTTGCTACAGAAGCTCGATATTTTGCTGGAAAAAATCGAGTTGAACTCCCTTGTGAAAAAGAACGAGTTCGTCGCCATAAAGTTGCATTTCGGGGAGTATGGGAACCTTTCTTTCGTGAGACCACAGTATTTGAAGATCATCGTGGACAAGCTCAAGTTGACTGGTGCGAGGGTGTTCCTCACGGACGCCAACACGTTGTACGTGGGTCATCGTAGCAACGCGGTGGACCATCTTTTGAATGCCTATTTGAACGGTTTCACCATGGACGTGGTGGGAGCACCAATCATCATAGCCGACGGTTTGAAAGGTGGCGACTATGTACCTGTGAAAGTGAATGGGAACTACATCAAGCAAGCGAAAATCGCTTCAGCCATAGCCCTCGCCGACGTTCTGATCTTCGTCACTCATTTCAAAGGTCACGAGCAGACTGGCTTCGGCGGAGCGTTGAAGAACGTCGGTATGGGTTGCGCTTCAAGGCAAGGAAAATTGGAACAACATTCGGATTCTAAACCCGAAGTTGAAGAGGATCACTGCGTGGCCTGTCGAACGTGTGAAAAATTCTGCCCCACAGGTGCGATGAGTGTATCCAAGGTGGCGAAGATAAATTACGAACTTTGTATTGGCTGTGGCCAATGTATAGCCATGTGTAATTACGGTGCGGTGAATCCCGGTTGGGACAACTCAACAGAACTTTTGAGCAAAAAGATGGTCGAGTATGCGAAAGCCGTTTTGAAAGACAAAAGAGCTGTTTTCATCAACTTCATCATGGATGTCTCTCCAGACTGCGATTGTTGGCATATGAACAGACCTGCCGTTGCACCGAATGTCGGTATCACCATGAGTACAGATCCCGTTGCGATCGATCAAGCCAGCTTGGACTTGATCTTGAAATCAACACACGAAGATCCTTTCCTCAGAGCCCACCCAAATGTGCATTGGGAAACGCAACTTTCCTATGCAGAACAGATAGGCCTTGGAAGTCGCAACTACGAACTTATAAAGATCGCATGCGACTTGCACTGAATTTTTCAAAACTCATTGACAAAGTGGACAAGAAGTGGTGGTGAATCTCCAAACGGGGCCAGACGTTTTTGCACCCTTGTCGTCTTTAGCAACGATCCTCCAATAGTAAGTGGTACCCAAGTTCAACGTTCCAAGACTGTAACTTTTTTGAGTGGTGATCGTGGCCAAATTCGTTGGTGTTGGATCTGTGCCGAAGTAAACCTCGAACGTCAATGGATCGAGATCTGGATCGCTACATTCCCAGCTCAGAATTACATTGTATCTGGATAAATTTTTGGCACCATCCACTGGGCTGGGACTACTCGGTACGTTGGGTGGATTGTTCTGGATTGTGTTATCGTTCTGCGGGACCATGCAGGAAAAAGTTGTGAAAAGTACAGCCACACAACAGATCAAAAGAAACAGTTGATTTTTCACATTCGCCACCTCCAAACAGGTATTTTTCTAGTTTAGTATAGCACATCTGTTCAGCACTATCACCTTCGCAAGCGAATGCGATGGTTTTGAACGAGCCTTTTCGGTTCGATCACGGTTGTCTTGATTCACCTCGTTTTCGATGGGCTTGCAAAGGTATTGACGAAGAAACTATACTGGGTTATCATAACTAAAAAGTTCGCACTGCAAATCGAAGGAGGTGTTCGTGTGGATCGTTTCGCTCTGATCAACGCCACCGTGTTCGTTGGCAACGGCTCAATCGTAGAAAAAGGTGTCGTGCTCGTTGAGAAGGGACGCATCGTCAAAGTGGGAAAGTCTCAATCGATCTCGATCCCTGCCGATTTCACCAAGATCGATCTTTCGGATCGTTTCCTCATGCCAGGTTTGATCGATGCGCATTTGCATCTCACTGGTATGAGGAGCGGTGATTCGATCAAGGAGCATCTTTTAGTTCCTTACGAAACGCTCGTGGCCCGCGCAGTGAAGGATTTGGAATCTCTCATCAACGCTGGTTTCACCACGATCGCAGATGCGGGCGGATCCATCGCGGTGAATTTGAAAAAAGCCGTACAAGAGAAGACGATCTTGGGACCAAGGATCGTAGCGGCGGGTCATTCGCTTTCGCAGACCTTTGGACACGGAGATGCTCACTATCTGCCCATCGATTATGTTGATCCGAGAAATTCGAAATTCAAAACACCTTTTGGTTCACTGATCTGCGATGGTGTGGATGAATGTCGCAAGGCTGCCAGGTATGCCCTTCGTTGTGGTGCAGACTTCATCAAGATCATGTCGACAGGTGGTGTGCTTTCCGAGCGCGACAGACCTGAGTACATCCAATTCACCAGAGAAGAGATCGAAGCGATCGTCCAAGAAGCGAGGCATGCCAACAAGTTCGTTCATGCCCATGCACAAGGTACAGAAGGCATTAAAAATGCGCTCCTTGCCGGTGTGAAGGTGATCGCACACGGAATATACATAGACGAAGAATGCTGTGAGATAGCGAAGAAACTAGATGCCATAGTCGTTCCGACACTCTCCATAGTCGAGCACATCATGCGCTATGGAAGAGAGATCGGTATTCCAGAATGGGGTCTCAAAAAATCTGAAGAGGTTTACAGGGCGCACGTTGAAAACATCAAATTGGCTTATCAACGTGGTGTGAAGCTCGCAACGGGTACAGACTTCCTTGGAGGTGTTAAGGCTTTCAAGCAGGGTGACAACGCACTCGAAATCGTTCTGTTTGTCGAAAAGCTCGGCATGAAACCCGAAGAAGCCTTGATCTCGGCCACAAAGATTGCCGCAGAAGCGGTTGGCTTGGCGAAGCAGGTGGGTACGATAGAGGAAGGTAAATTTGCAGATCTGATAGTTCTGAATGAAAATCCCATCGAGAACGTTGAGACACTTTTGAATGAAAAGAACGTTTCTTTGGTCGTGAAAGAGGGAGAAATAGTTAAGAAAACCATTTGAAGCGTTTTGGGGCCGTGTCCACTCTGCACTGCATCAGATCGATTCAAGTTGTTATCGTTCGACGAACGTGCACACGGCTTTGATGATACAATGCTTTCGTTTGATATGCGCACTCTACAAAGTTCAGAGGGGAGAAAGGTATGATCGAGCGGTTGAGGAAGGATGCTTTAAAGGTCGTTCAGAGCGCCATTGAACATGCGCTTCCAGACAACGCTGTGAAACAAAAGCTTGAACAAATCGAACTTTCAAGCGTTGTTCTTGTGGCCATAGGCAAGGCCGCTTGGCGTATGGCCAAAGCTGCCAAGGATGTGTTGAAGGATGAAATCAAAAAAGGCATCGTCATAACCAAGTACAACCACAGTGAAGGTGACATAGACGGAGTAGAGATCTACGAAGCGGGCCATCCAGTACCGGACGAAAACACAATGAAGGCCACCGAGCGGGCCTTACAGTTGGTAAAAAACTTGACTCAAAACGATACGGTACTTTTACTCATTTCGGGTGGAGGTTCTTCACTGTTTGAAAAACCAAAAGGTAGCGTCACGCTCGATCAACTCCAAAAGCTCACCAACCAGCTTCTAAAGAGCGGAGCGAGCATCGAAGAGATCAACGCTGTGAGGAAGCATCTTTCCGAAGTGAAAGGAGGCAGATTCGCTCAGAAGGTTTTTCCAGCACGCGTTGTTTGTCTGATCCTTTCGGATGTTCTCGGCGACAAACTCGATGTGATCGCCTCAGGTCCAGCACATCCAGATTCGAGCACGAGTCAACAGGCGTTAGAAATTTTGAAAAAATACAACATTTCAGTTGAAGAAAATGTTTTGAAAGAGCTGAGCGAAGAAACCCCAAAGAGTCTTTCGAACGTGGAGAGCCATATCGTTGGGAGTGTGAAGATCGCGTGTGAAAAAGCTGTCGAAGTTGCTGAAGGTCTTGGCTACAACAGTACTATACTCACAACGAATCTGGACTGTGAGGCGAAAGAGGCAGGTTTCTTCATCGCCTCGATCGCGAAAGAGTTGGTCTTGCACGATCGACCTTTGAAAAAACCTTGCGCACTCGTTTTGGGTGGAGAAACGGTCGTTCACGTCAAAGGCAGGGGAAAAGGAGGAAGGAATCAAGAGCTCGCATTGTCAGCGGCGATCAAGATCGCTGGCCTTGACGATGTCGTCATCTGCTCGGTTGGCACCGACGGTACCGATGGTCCCACCGATGCTGCGGGCGGTTTGGTGGATGGGAAAACTGTGGAGAGGA from Pseudothermotoga sp. includes the following:
- a CDS encoding carbohydrate ABC transporter permease — protein: MIRFGKIGKLFSYVFLSIYALIILVPFTMMVLNSFKTMRELFLKPFSLPSKFSPDNFTKAWKFANIGVGYRNSLFVAGVTVLIVATLASMFAYMVSKYEFNFRRTIFLYSMLGLALPARLAVIPIFILLRNMGLTNSLLGLILVYSSVNLPFSIFILKNFIDAVPNELCEAARIDGANVGYIYYRVILPLIKPALSIIAIVTFVNVWNDFFFPLILINDRSKATITLAVSIFFGEYSIQWPLLFAGLTLSIAPTVIMFLIFSRFFIAGMTQGAIK
- a CDS encoding DUF1343 domain-containing protein, which codes for MKKKVKLGLDVFLERFIDRYRGSRVGLVTNATGIDSELRRNIDLFVEKGLKLVKLFGPEHGVFTAAADGEKVSDSIEPRYGIVVHSLYGDRIKPTREMISDLDVLIYDIQDVGLRFYTYIYTMAYCMEECGISKVKFIVLDRPNPLSRKVEGPTIKREFESFVGGYGLALRYGLTPAELANYLNQRFSMNVELETVTMENYDPDGYYDETNLLWNTPSPNLPSFEHAVLYVGFCLLEGVNVSVGRGTTHPFKYIGAPWIDSQRLYKEMRKFHHDGVAFRERTFVPYAFKLAGQVCHGLEFFVLDKRRIKPLHLAIDLIAILKRIHPDQFRWDSYVHDETERYYFDLLIGDDLYRKAIDEGATSKDFDKIWNEESQLFASMVEEYRLY
- a CDS encoding DUF362 domain-containing protein, with the translated sequence MSIVYFTDMSSNSNLNLLQKLDILLEKIELNSLVKKNEFVAIKLHFGEYGNLSFVRPQYLKIIVDKLKLTGARVFLTDANTLYVGHRSNAVDHLLNAYLNGFTMDVVGAPIIIADGLKGGDYVPVKVNGNYIKQAKIASAIALADVLIFVTHFKGHEQTGFGGALKNVGMGCASRQGKLEQHSDSKPEVEEDHCVACRTCEKFCPTGAMSVSKVAKINYELCIGCGQCIAMCNYGAVNPGWDNSTELLSKKMVEYAKAVLKDKRAVFINFIMDVSPDCDCWHMNRPAVAPNVGITMSTDPVAIDQASLDLILKSTHEDPFLRAHPNVHWETQLSYAEQIGLGSRNYELIKIACDLH
- a CDS encoding amidohydrolase family protein; protein product: MIHLVFDGLAKVLTKKLYWVIITKKFALQIEGGVRVDRFALINATVFVGNGSIVEKGVVLVEKGRIVKVGKSQSISIPADFTKIDLSDRFLMPGLIDAHLHLTGMRSGDSIKEHLLVPYETLVARAVKDLESLINAGFTTIADAGGSIAVNLKKAVQEKTILGPRIVAAGHSLSQTFGHGDAHYLPIDYVDPRNSKFKTPFGSLICDGVDECRKAARYALRCGADFIKIMSTGGVLSERDRPEYIQFTREEIEAIVQEARHANKFVHAHAQGTEGIKNALLAGVKVIAHGIYIDEECCEIAKKLDAIVVPTLSIVEHIMRYGREIGIPEWGLKKSEEVYRAHVENIKLAYQRGVKLATGTDFLGGVKAFKQGDNALEIVLFVEKLGMKPEEALISATKIAAEAVGLAKQVGTIEEGKFADLIVLNENPIENVETLLNEKNVSLVVKEGEIVKKTI
- a CDS encoding glycerate kinase, producing the protein MIERLRKDALKVVQSAIEHALPDNAVKQKLEQIELSSVVLVAIGKAAWRMAKAAKDVLKDEIKKGIVITKYNHSEGDIDGVEIYEAGHPVPDENTMKATERALQLVKNLTQNDTVLLLISGGGSSLFEKPKGSVTLDQLQKLTNQLLKSGASIEEINAVRKHLSEVKGGRFAQKVFPARVVCLILSDVLGDKLDVIASGPAHPDSSTSQQALEILKKYNISVEENVLKELSEETPKSLSNVESHIVGSVKIACEKAVEVAEGLGYNSTILTTNLDCEAKEAGFFIASIAKELVLHDRPLKKPCALVLGGETVVHVKGRGKGGRNQELALSAAIKIAGLDDVVICSVGTDGTDGPTDAAGGLVDGKTVERIKKAGFDPMKFLEENDSYNALKIAKDLLVTGPTGTNVNDLILILVG